The following are from one region of the Hydrogenimonas sp. SS33 genome:
- the rpsI gene encoding 30S ribosomal protein S9 — MANVYATGKRKTSVAKVWLKPGSGKMTINGMGLDEWLGGHEAIKRKVMQPLLLTKQEASVDIVAQTLGGGYSAQADALKHGISKALCEFDAEFRKVLKPHGLLTRDSRVVERKKYGKHKARRSPQFSKR, encoded by the coding sequence ATGGCAAACGTCTATGCAACCGGTAAACGGAAAACTTCCGTCGCGAAAGTATGGCTCAAGCCCGGCAGCGGCAAAATGACGATCAACGGCATGGGCCTGGACGAGTGGCTCGGCGGACACGAAGCGATCAAACGCAAAGTGATGCAGCCCCTTCTCCTGACGAAGCAGGAAGCCAGCGTCGACATCGTCGCACAGACGCTCGGCGGCGGTTACAGCGCCCAGGCCGACGCTCTGAAGCACGGCATCTCCAAAGCGCTTTGCGAGTTCGATGCGGAATTCAGAAAAGTTCTCAAACCCCACGGGCTCCTGACACGCGACAGCCGCGTCGTCGAGCGTAAAAAATACGGCAAGCACAAAGCGCGCCGAAGCCCCCAGTTCTCCAAACGTTAA
- the rplM gene encoding 50S ribosomal protein L13, whose protein sequence is MTKMVNSAQVERDWIVLDAEGKTFGRLVTEIATYLRGKHKPYFTPHVDCGDHVVVINASKVKFSGNNKLDAKQYHRHSGYFGSVKSEKLGELVEKNPEKLFKLATRGMLPKTKLGRQMLKKLRVYAGSEHPHTAQVKAKEN, encoded by the coding sequence ATGACAAAGATGGTAAACAGCGCCCAGGTGGAGCGCGACTGGATCGTTCTCGATGCAGAAGGAAAAACATTCGGACGACTGGTCACGGAAATCGCGACCTATCTGCGTGGAAAACACAAACCCTATTTCACTCCGCATGTCGATTGCGGTGACCACGTGGTCGTCATCAACGCTTCCAAAGTGAAATTCAGCGGAAACAACAAACTGGATGCGAAGCAGTATCACCGCCACAGCGGCTATTTCGGCAGCGTCAAGAGTGAAAAGCTCGGCGAACTGGTCGAAAAAAACCCTGAAAAACTTTTCAAGCTCGCGACCCGCGGTATGCTTCCCAAAACCAAACTCGGCCGCCAGATGCTGAAAAAACTCCGCGTCTACGCCGGAAGTGAACACCCCCATACAGCACAAGTAAAAGCAAAGGAAAACTAA
- a CDS encoding FixH family protein has product MQENKSKETNFWPYAIVGMILTVVLVGIWTIKVAVDNPVQEADDYMMKYQDVEENINEIMAKQKAFFARFDIDLSMNRFHLGENRVTVKVLEKKSREPVANAQIYAVVTRPTTKKYDKILKNFSYKEGRYVSEPFKIKRIGRWNIQVKVTVGKEVGFAKYKTFVKE; this is encoded by the coding sequence ATGCAGGAAAATAAAAGCAAAGAGACCAATTTCTGGCCCTATGCCATCGTCGGTATGATCCTGACGGTGGTACTCGTCGGCATCTGGACCATCAAAGTCGCCGTGGACAATCCTGTGCAGGAGGCGGACGACTATATGATGAAGTACCAGGATGTGGAAGAGAATATCAACGAGATCATGGCCAAGCAGAAAGCTTTTTTCGCCAGATTCGATATCGACCTTTCGATGAACCGCTTCCATTTGGGTGAAAACCGGGTGACGGTGAAAGTGCTGGAGAAAAAGAGCCGTGAACCGGTTGCAAATGCGCAGATCTATGCGGTCGTCACACGGCCGACAACGAAAAAATACGACAAAATTCTCAAAAATTTCTCCTACAAAGAGGGGCGTTATGTCAGCGAACCCTTCAAGATCAAACGGATAGGCCGATGGAACATCCAGGTCAAGGTGACCGTAGGCAAAGAAGTCGGCTTTGCCAAATACAAAACCTTCGTCAAAGAGTGA
- a CDS encoding rhodanese-like domain-containing protein, translating into MHTRFFFLLFLLLPWTLLAGVKSLDIATFEKMQRSGVPVVDIRTPAEWRQTGIIPGSHTIMFFGPDGRYDVPAFLEALKNLGIDKKSPFILVCRSASRTRMVGNFLSGKLGYEKVYDLQGGILNWMAHHKPLVPYRR; encoded by the coding sequence ATGCACACGCGGTTTTTTTTCCTCCTTTTTCTCCTTCTACCCTGGACCCTTCTGGCCGGTGTCAAGAGTCTCGACATCGCGACCTTCGAAAAGATGCAGCGCTCGGGCGTTCCCGTCGTCGATATCCGCACACCCGCCGAATGGCGGCAGACGGGGATCATTCCGGGGTCGCACACCATCATGTTCTTCGGCCCCGACGGGCGGTATGACGTGCCGGCTTTTCTTGAAGCGTTGAAAAATCTGGGCATCGACAAAAAGAGCCCTTTCATTCTGGTCTGCCGCAGCGCCAGCCGCACCAGGATGGTCGGCAACTTCCTCTCCGGCAAGCTGGGGTACGAAAAGGTTTACGACCTTCAAGGGGGCATTCTGAACTGGATGGCACACCATAAACCGCTGGTTCCCTACCGCCGATGA
- the ccoG gene encoding cytochrome c oxidase accessory protein CcoG, with protein sequence MATAAAGGTKKTNRAKEYLKNWVPYRYKRYWLFGIVTVVALVLPFIRINGNHFFLLNFDHKQLHFMFVRFDMQELYLMPFLLMLLFLGIFFMTTLGGRVWCGWACPQTIFRVIYRDLFETKLLHLRKRITNKQQDPDFSKPENKAKEGIAILLWSVLALIAAADFLWYFVPPEDFFQYIQNPGQHPVLIGFWLGVALFLIVDVVWLKENFCIYICPYSRVQSVMYDDDTVMAIYDYKRGGHIYDHEGQDSKKLVHNVKELHAREPEAECTACESCVKVCPTHIDIRQGLQLECINCLECVDACTKVMGALGKESLVRWTSPREIEQGEPTHWLRPRTIAYAVALTIVFAALLWMGTKKEHMLLNINKTAQLYRFTHDGRIVNDYTFLFQNTDSKDHTYYFKVQGHPEIKIDRPRHPFKLNAGKKAKKIVTLEATKPLAKNTRKDTPVPIRILAFATDDPKKIHVERNTVFVYPRWDIVQKKLKEIKENH encoded by the coding sequence ATGGCAACGGCAGCAGCAGGCGGTACCAAGAAAACCAACCGGGCCAAAGAGTACCTAAAGAACTGGGTACCCTACCGCTACAAGCGGTACTGGCTCTTCGGGATCGTCACCGTCGTCGCCCTGGTGCTGCCCTTCATACGGATCAACGGCAACCACTTCTTCCTGCTCAACTTCGACCATAAACAGCTGCACTTCATGTTCGTGCGGTTCGATATGCAGGAGCTGTACCTGATGCCCTTCCTGCTCATGCTGCTCTTTTTGGGGATCTTCTTCATGACGACCCTGGGAGGACGGGTATGGTGCGGCTGGGCCTGCCCCCAGACGATCTTCAGGGTCATCTACCGTGACCTTTTTGAAACCAAACTGCTGCACCTGAGAAAACGGATCACCAACAAACAACAGGATCCCGACTTCTCCAAACCGGAGAACAAGGCCAAAGAGGGGATCGCGATCCTGCTCTGGTCGGTGCTGGCACTCATCGCCGCCGCCGACTTCCTCTGGTACTTCGTCCCCCCGGAAGACTTCTTCCAGTACATCCAGAATCCGGGCCAGCACCCCGTGCTCATCGGCTTCTGGCTGGGTGTGGCCCTCTTCCTCATCGTCGACGTGGTGTGGCTCAAAGAGAACTTCTGTATCTACATCTGCCCCTACAGCCGCGTCCAGTCGGTCATGTACGACGACGATACGGTCATGGCGATCTACGACTACAAAAGAGGCGGCCATATCTACGACCATGAGGGGCAGGACAGCAAAAAACTGGTGCACAACGTCAAAGAGCTCCACGCAAGAGAGCCCGAGGCCGAATGTACCGCCTGCGAAAGCTGCGTCAAGGTCTGCCCGACCCATATCGATATCCGCCAGGGGCTGCAGCTTGAGTGCATCAACTGCCTCGAATGCGTCGACGCCTGTACCAAAGTGATGGGGGCCCTGGGCAAAGAGAGCCTCGTGCGCTGGACCAGCCCCAGAGAGATCGAACAGGGTGAGCCGACCCACTGGCTCCGCCCCCGCACCATCGCCTACGCCGTGGCCCTGACCATCGTCTTCGCGGCCCTGCTGTGGATGGGGACCAAAAAAGAGCATATGCTGCTCAACATCAACAAGACGGCGCAGCTCTACCGGTTCACCCATGACGGAAGGATCGTCAACGACTACACCTTCCTCTTCCAAAATACCGACAGCAAGGACCACACCTACTACTTCAAAGTCCAAGGCCACCCCGAGATCAAGATCGATAGGCCCAGACACCCCTTCAAGCTCAACGCGGGCAAAAAGGCCAAGAAGATCGTCACCCTCGAAGCGACCAAACCCCTGGCCAAAAACACCCGTAAAGATACGCCGGTGCCGATCAGGATCCTGGCCTTCGCCACCGACGATCCCAAAAAGATCCACGTGGAGCGCAACACGGTCTTCGTCTATCCCCGATGGGATATCGTGCAGAAGAAGTTGAAAGAGATTAAAGAAAACCACTAA